In a single window of the Carassius auratus strain Wakin unplaced genomic scaffold, ASM336829v1 scaf_tig00003219, whole genome shotgun sequence genome:
- the LOC113070168 gene encoding leucine-rich repeat-containing protein 31-like has protein sequence MQMLKQLESFNLSWNKCVGENLKQFLEPLSPDCKLQELRLSSCNLTTEDVLQLESACQRGVLSHLKQLDLSYNGSVGDGGWMALFGKAAALKGLEELDVSLRPSASLSVSPWLPALLEALPHLSSLTHLSLQHWALSSAEREKLEKILCKKNVILECDKLATARPKAAG, from the exons ATGCAGATGCTAAAACAGCTTGAAAGTTTTAACTTGTCATGGAACAAGTGTGTGGGGGAAAATCTGAAGCAATTTCTGGAGCCTTTGTCACCTGATTGCAAACTACAGGAACTCAGACTGAGCAGCTGTAATTTAACCACTGAAGATGTGCTACAGCTAG AATCCGCTTGCCAGCGTGGAGTTCTGTCCCATCTAAAACAGCTGGATTTGTCTTATAATGGCAGTGTTGGGGATGGTGGTTGGATGGCTCTTTTTGGAAAGGCTGCTGCTCTAAAGGGACTGGAGGAGCTGGATGTCAGCCTGCGACCTTCTgcgtctctctctgtttctccctGGCTGCCCGCCTTGTTGGAGGCCCTTCCGCATCTCTCGTCCCTCACCCATCTGTCTCTGCAGCACTGGGCTCTGAGTTCAGCTGAGAGAGAGAAGCTGGAAAAAATACTTTGCAAGAAGAATGTCATTCTGGAGTGTGACAAGCTGGCCACGGCCAGGCCGAAGGCAGCAGGTTAA